The genome window aaaacaattgagaaaccaatacatgaaaCGACACGAAAATTTGCATCGTACGTAGTGAACGGGAAAAACAggtgtatcatatgcacgcaaaattgaaGTTTGCCGTATGTATTACACAACTTTTCATGTGCTATTTTTACGTGCGTCATGAGAATGGGTTTGTTTATATCTTGCAACACTGGAGTAAACTAATACAACAGGCAAATTATACAACCggagtaataatcaaggaatttGTGTTAGTTGTATTTGTGCTATTGCTCATAATTTGAATATTTCTTCATATTTTATTACTGACAGGACCACTCAAAATCCTTAGCGCTGAACTCTGTAAACATCaaatatattaatatgcatGGGGCATATGATATACATTAAATTTGAAAGTGTTTCATGTACATAggagcggtttcccggacagggattagcttaagccaggactagacctgagtttaattgggaaatataactagttttaagaAACATAccgtactaaaaacattacttatgtgcattttgaggcaaaacaaagggcactgatgtattttaagaaatggcagtgcaagttgttttcagttcggacagctcttacatacattttagtctaggactagtgtaatccctgtctgggaaaccgccccataaagtcttataatcaaattctgagattaggagcatcaaagtttcatattttttttcaaaattttcactttaaagggactgtaagtaggattttaagtgtttaatcaatgtctttattcataaatatatcCTTTTTGGTGTCAAATGatctctgccagtgatctgacttttctttgttagcttagaatttcttctctttacttacattgaacgggtaaattcaaggaggcttccatgtcgttccgccgtattgataaactataatagcagagagtgTCAAAAAGCACTATAGCCTGCCAAAGCATCacacgttttcattcagaacacgtgaactagctgaaaTGGACAAGGAAATCAGTGAGTACATaccagctaccgtagttgcaacacgcattaggaaaagcgaggcgctagaaagaattattcgtttgaatgcaaaatacaatttcaccactagatggggttattgtccctttaagttcAATCTTTAACCCAGTAAAggtatcaaggttatattttcgcAGAATGTTCTTTACTGTACATTACGTAGGATGATTTTATCTAGAAAACATTTAATCACAAAACATGACATAAGCTGGATTTTCGGTCAAACAAATTGGAAAATTGGAAaagtttgttctttgttttttaataaaaaaagtaatgcactTATTTATATGAGTATGTTGCGCAAACAGCAAACATGGGATGTACCACATGTATTCACTCCACTCCATACTTTGAAAAATATCTTAAAGAAACTAAATAATTGTTTGTTGATCTTCCTGTTGCTCTTCCTGTATTAGAATACAGCATCATACAGTGATGATGAAAAAGCAAAGAGGAGCTGTGAAATCATTGATGGAGATGAGTTTGATTATGCTGCTTATGCCGTCAGGTTGGGGTTATCATTTAAATTTGCTTTTACAAGTATATGTGcacatgcatatatttaaacatgttaattTTGACAGGAATTTTAAGCAGCACGTCTGATATCATGCGAAAGTACTACTACATAAATCAGAGTATGACATGGGCAGCAGCTCAGAGTTACTGCAAACAGAAGCACATTGATCTGGCTACTGTAGACTCTATGAATGATGTGAACAAGCTAATAAATACTGTGGATCCTGGGTACAGAGGATCAGTGTGGATTGGACTGAACAGGGCAACACAGGGTCGATGGGTTTGGTCTACGGGAGATGACACTGTTTCACAGTACAGTAACTGGATGGCAGGAGAACCTAATGGTGATGGACCTTGTATTGATGTTTCCAAAGGACTTTGGAATGATTGTCCCTGCTATTATGCTTGGAATTTTGTGTGTTACAATGGTGAGTAGTCAGTAGTTATTTGTTcaaatatacaatttattaaaaaaagaagtcCAGAGACCTGATTTTGTTGGCATCTCTTAACAGAAAGTGTCGGAAACGTCCTGATAACGACTCCAAAAAACTGGAATGATGCTCTGAGTTACTGCAGACAGTATCACACTGATCTGGGCGCTGCTCGCAGCTCTGTGGAGCAGAACCAGCTAAGTAATGTTTCTGGAAATGGACCGTGGGCCTGGATCGGACTGTTCTTTGACTCTTGGCAGTGGTCTGACCTAAGGAAGTTCTACTTTAGATACTGGGCAGCAGGACAACCAACatctggtgactgtgttgcCATGTCAACAACTGACTCTGGGAAATGGGCAACTTACAGCTGTGACCAATCGCGTCCTTTTATCTGCTATGATGGTGAGTTTACCCAGTTAACAGAATAAAATACTTCAAGGTAATGTTccttctttaaatatttaactttattttttatttatttttaaatagtatATCAAAAACAGGTTATCAGATTAAACTTGTCCTGTGATAGAAAATGCAATATGGATGATCCTTCACTACAGGCTGTCATTCTGAACGAGGTATGTCTGTCTCTtgaatattttgtttatttctggTACATTAAAACAGTTCCAAAGTacacactcttagaacgaatgtgttaaaaacaacacattagtgttgattctgggacaaccaaggctttgaaccggttcacggaacgaaaacGAAAAGCAAATCTTTGAtattttgcaaggaacagaaacgaaacaAGAAACTTTCAAACAATAcatgttccggaacagaatcgtttatttaaaataatggtaaccggttaataacgttattATTTTTCGTtatttgacaagatttctgtgcaacaTGACTTGGTGAAGTTTACTTCCGGTCATGGTTGACTCAttggagaaatgagaagcttgccaccagatCAAGTAccctactcaagcccaagtctctaatgctcaatcataagaggtaaatattgtaggctaccaggtatctcaagatgtttgtttttttaatactaattagtggtgtaatgtatcgcagttgatccgtgtcAGTACAGATCACCACCCACAATTCGCCTTGCATACGATTCATGGATTAacacgcaaatttaaataggttgaaagttgatcatttgcacgtgtttcaaaggattgcaaatgttaacacttaagtgattttaaacaatttaaccacaaaaaggcactaaagtgagcaattttctgtacgcacagatgcacatgcggttgaatatGTACAGTTCAcctccaatcaaacgtgattatccctaaaaatacatttcccttaaaataaatttggggaataaagcactgaaaaactacgtaattttcactttatgaggagcgactgtttatgctgcaacTTTTTCCCGAagcgccgtttggaattcgtccttcgtctgtgtgtgtgcgcatgttaaaatgctgacaaatgtaggcatgtcagaattgcagttatgccgcttacataatgtagccttttttaatgtttgatgacaagatatagacttaagaaaaattatgtagactaataatttaagtttaatgtcctaatgatcagcctacttatttgtatgtcccacagctgacatggaacattattaaccggttcgggaacttAATTTTTTGTTCTAACTGGTTCAGAaacgtcaattttagggttgaatcGAAAGCCGGAAACATTAAAATACTTTTTCTGTTCGAAACGAACCATTTGGTTCAAAGTTATACCTTGTTcaaacacaacttgtgttttattttaacacaaaatgtgttaaaattacacataatgtgttaaaagcttgacacaaaaatgtgtgttaaaaattgacacatcctttctaagagtgtactagctgtaaaaaattttttacaaaatttgaCAATTAGAAAAAGACAAAAGTCTTATTATAATTATTGTTCTTGCTGttattatgctgcgttcacaccaaagcaaaacatttcattcctcgctctagattactcatggTATTTAACCTATATTTTAAACTTGCAAGGAAGACGCGCTTGATGCGAATGGCCCATGTTCGCGACAACCGCACCGTCCAATTCGTGTCATTCGCATCACCCCGCGCAAGTTTGCATctttccattgactttgtatgtaaccTACTTGCGCAAATAGTTAAAGCGGGCCGGGCAAATCataaaaatatgactttttgcatgtttaagtgctataattaggtccctagtgcttctatcaacctagaaaatgtgaaaaatttcaacccagtaactttgttttgtttaaatcattcactgcaagcatgtaaaaaataggtaattaaatatgtggctccccttgtgatgtcagaaggggatctttttataataatacttaatctgcaatatccaaaaaccgcactgccatttagtgcagagatcaactcatttgcatttaaaaggacacacccacaatgggacatttttgctcaaacctacaaagtggcaatttaaacatgctataataaattatctatatggtaatttgagctaaaacttcacatacatactctggggacaccaaacatttatttgaaatcttaaaaaaagtattgtgaaatgtcccgcTTTTGGTGTGTAAGCCCCATAATAAAACGTGTTATTGTGCCATAATCCTTTAAGATTTTTGTCTCGCTGGTTTTTCAGATAAGTAAAAAGTTAAAAAGCGTAGGACTTGGAAATTACATCCGCATAAACTGGGGGAAAAACTAAAGGTTAAGAGCCATTTCATCTGGAGAGCAACTGTAATGcagattttcaaaataaatctgaaaagtATCATAATGGTGACTAATCcttaataattatgtattttatcaaattaatcttaaaatagtatgttgatGTATAAATTTTTTGAAAGGTTCAatacatttcattttcatttcactaatgattattattgttgttaatAACTTCTATTTAATAAAGTACAAAAGATCATTGTGGGTTTCGGCCATTCTAGAAATGCTTTTGAGAATTGAGATCAGATTTGACATGTGAAAACTTTATGTAGTATATactgtaataaaatgtattgctttCTTCCAGATCTTTGTCTTTCTTGTTAATTCATATATTGTTGTTGTGCATATATATTGTTAAAACTTACTCTTTTTTGCTCCATTAATAACTCTATATTAtgtgctttttgctcaaaattttgatgtttatatatttaaagaaaagaagatcattttctgggaggcataaaaattttgtgaaaatcatgaaaaatttgGGCGGGGAAAAAGTTATATGTTTATTGTTACTTGTCATCATCCTCGTCTTTACGTGCACATTCTGTGACAAtgatgcattaactaatgttattGATGTCTTGTTTATTGATAATTCACGTTAGATAATGCATTTACAAATTTTAACAGAGCACCTATTGCAGTCCTACTATATACTTATAATTGTGGTGAAAAGCAACAGCAAAAGTAATAGGTCTGTGTTATAAAATTGCAGACAAAGATTTTGGATAGCAAGGTTGCCTTGTATGTTTGGTGTGAAATAGGTGTGGTAGGGGAACCAAACTTCATATTCTTTCATAGGATCCAAAATTGCTAGTGGCGCCCCTGCACTTAGGCTATAATTTGAACTAAGATAATTTCACGGTTTATTTACTTTGTCTGTTTCTAGAAATAACCTACTCTAGCTGTTATTGATCTTTTGCGGAAGTCTACAGGTTTGGGACACAAAAGCcatgtgtttatgttgtttatgCTCTTAAGCccctattttcctgtatacgttagagtaccttgggggtaaaaatgaccccagagattaaaagagtgattacaaaaaatatatacatttttatgatacaaataatatatctttttttgtttacttcccatctatacattaatgctgtgttttgggagatctgaagtacttttgtacttatTTATCactaaattcctcaactacaccattagcttgcctgaaaaatatcaattttttatgaaaaattcacataaattatgatctaaatttgattaaGATATTGATCttgatgttatgtgttgaatttagccatttggtgtttagaaaaaaacaaaataattacagtttaggaaataaatcatttcaATCAGCAGATGCCCacagagacccattcattttactgcATCTGTGTGtccatatttgtgtgtgtgtgtgtgtctccgtatttgtgtgtgtgtgtgtgtgtgtgtgtgtgtgtgtgtgtgtgtgtgtgtgtgtgtgtgtgtttgtgactttgtctttctgtgtgtgtgtgtgtgtgtgtgtgtgtgtctgtttctttactgtatgtgttataagttttactgtgtctttgtgtgtgtgtgtgtgtgtgtgtgtgtgtgtgtgtgtgtgtgtgtgtgtgtgtttgggcgCGCACACCTGTGTgagcattttacatctttgttttgcacctgtggctgttttttgccaaattctgtaaaaatactctctgtggcagtcatacctttgtgtgtttgtgtgtgtgattgagcatgtcttttctatattgcatttgtgctctagtaccagggCTACCTTTCTGTGTTacaattttcagatttattctggatgcatagatttttttgacaaataaaagggaaaaaaatgatttttttgcatttcccattcattttaattggggtcatttttacccccaaagggcATTTTTTGGCGAATTTTTTACACCTCTTAAGaacgaccgaatcaagcccagtttttttatatgaatcttgacagataacCTGAAAAAGTCTCAAAATTGTAGTCCACTGTGATGAAGGAAACCTTGTTTTTAACTAacgaaaagtggcttgggggtaagattgaccccaagggacttatTAGGGTTAAGTGAAAATGTTTTGACAAAGGTTAAAAACtgcttatgtttttatttttgaaaagaaGCCTGTTGTGACCAAAGTGTACCAAAACGTATCGAAACCGTGACCCCAAAACCGTG of Misgurnus anguillicaudatus chromosome 2, ASM2758022v2, whole genome shotgun sequence contains these proteins:
- the LOC129442756 gene encoding macrophage mannose receptor 1-like, which encodes MMKKQRGAVKSLMEMSLIMLLMPSGILSSTSDIMRKYYYINQSMTWAAAQSYCKQKHIDLATVDSMNDVNKLINTVDPGYRGSVWIGLNRATQGRWVWSTGDDTVSQYSNWMAGEPNGDGPCIDVSKGLWNDCPCYYAWNFVCYNESVGNVLITTPKNWNDALSYCRQYHTDLGAARSSVEQNQLSNVSGNGPWAWIGLFFDSWQWSDLRKFYFRYWAAGQPTSGDCVAMSTTDSGKWATYSCDQSRPFICYDVYQKQVIRLNLSCDRKCNMDDPSLQAVILNEISKKLKSVGLGNYIRINWGKN